The genomic DNA GACATCGAGGACCTGCTAGGGCGGGATGCGGTAGTTCTCGATGAGCATAGCATCAGCAGCTACCTAACCGGAAAGAAGATCCTAGTAAGCGGCGCGGCGGGCAGCATCGGCAGCGAGGTCTGCCGGCAGGTCGCCCGTTTCGAACCGACGAAGATCATTCTCGTAGATGCCGCTGAAACCCCGCTTTTTTATATTGAAAAAGAGCTAGCGGAAAAGCATCCTCAACTTAGAATTATTCCGATCGTGGCAGATATTCGTAACGACGTTCGCATCGAGATGATCTTTGACCAGTTCATGCCGGAGGTTGTCTTCCATGCTGCTGCATACAAGCATGTGCCGATGATGGAGTACAATCCTGTTGAGGCGGTATCCAACAATATCCTCGGTACGAGAAAGCTTGCCGACGCAGCTCATCGCTTTGGCGTCAAAAACTTCGTAATGATTTCGACCGATAAGGCGGTGAACCCTACAAATGTGATGGGCGCGAGCAAGCGGGCAGCGGAAATATATGTTCAGGCTCTTGCCCGAAAGAGTCTGACAAAATTCACCACTGTCCGGTTCGGCAATGTCCTCGGCAGTAACGGCAGCGTAATTCCTGTATTTAAGGAGCAGATTAGTAGGGGGGGGCCCGTTACGGTTACAGACCCTCAGATCATGCGCTACTTCATGACAATACCAGAGGCGACGCAGCTCGTGTTACAGGCCGGATGCATTGGCAACGGCGGCGAGATCTTCGTGCTGGACATGGGGGAGCCGGTGCGGATTATTGACCTTGCTGAGGAGCTTATTCGGTTGTCAGGGTTCATCCCTTATGAGGATATCGATATCGTCATTACAGGGCTGCGGCCGGGGGAGAAGCTTTTTGAAGAATTGCTGATTGAGGGAGAAGGAATAAAGCCAACGAGCCACGAAAAGATAAAGATTGCAGCCGCAGTGCCTTCGAATCTGGATACTGCAAACACGGCCCTTGACGAATTGGCCGAACAGGCAGATGTCTCTGATGTGGGAGGAATTATGGAGTGCTTGAAAGCGCTGGTACCCGAATTTACTCCTTCATACAAATTCAGTGGAGACCCACCACTGGGAATGCAGAAGTTGCGTCCCGATCTGTTTGTTGCAAAAACCTCTCAAAGCAAAATCATCTCTCTCAAAAAATAGTTTGAGAATCAGCTAAATATACTGAAGGAGCACAGCGGCGCCGGTTCCGAAGAAGTTGGAGCAGCGGGTTTTAAGCACACTCATGATTTGCAATAAGCGAACATCCCTTGTCGCCGTCCTTGCCCTCGCTTTTTTCTTCAGTTTCGCGGAGACAAGCTGGGGGCTCGCCTCCAACAATATTCCTCTCGACAGCCCTATGTACTTCTACCTGGAGAAACTGGCTGGTTTCGGTCTGATCAGAGACGATATCACCGGGTTGCGTCCTTACTCGCGGGCGGAAGCGGCGAGACTCGTAATCGAAGCGGAGCGGACCATGGAGGAAAATGGAGGGGGAAGGGACAGGGTGGCAGAGTCGATCCTTAGTGAGCTCCGCATTCTGCTTGCCCGTGAGATCTCCCTCTACCGCGAACCTGATAAAGCCCCTAGGTTCGACTTCAATCCCCTGTCAGGTTACAGGGTACGCAACGTCTACCTTGACGGCGCGTCCCGCAGCTATGAGCGTCCGGTCCACGATCCAGGTGGGGATGGCGTTTTCGGCATTGGTTCGGGTCTGCGGCCCGATAACAGGTACCCCTCTCTCGTGCAGCAGCATGGTACTGAAGGAACGCCGCTTCTGGAGAACAACGAGGGAATCAGATACGTGGATGGCCATAACATAGAGATTCGCGTGGCGGGCGAGGCGTATGCAGGACACTATGTTGCGGGCCTATTGGAGCCGCTCCTCGTATCCTCTAGGAGAACCGATGATACACGGCTCTTTCTGAACAAGGCTTATTTGAAACTTGGAGGAGGAGGGCTCGAAATTGAAGTAGGACGTGACGCAAACTGGTTCGGGCTGGGATATCGTGGTGCCATAACACTTACCAATAATGCGAGAAACTTCGACCATGTCAAGTTGTCAAGCCCCGAGCCGATCAGCCTCCGTTATATCGGAGATATTAAATATGCCTTCATACTCTCCCGCTTCGACCAATCGTCTGCGGGCGGAGTCGAGCGCAGGCCGTACTTCCTTGGGGCTAAGCTTTCGGTGAAGCCTACGGAGAACCTTGAGCTCGGTCTCAACCTAGGCAGGCAGGCGGGTGGGCCGGGGGTGAACAACGGGCTGGGGGAGACAGTGCGAGGTCTAGTTGGCGGCACAAATTCAGACAACACCAACAGTATTGCCGGACTGGAAGCCCGGTACCGGATACCTTTGCTGCGTAATACCGAGGTATATGGTGAATTTTCCGGCGAGGATTCGGCTTTCTTCTGGCCAATCGTCGAGAGCTATGTAGCCGGCTTTTTCATACCCGTTTTAAGTGATTCTGGTAAAGACGACTTTCGTTTTGAGTACTTCTGGGGAGATCAAATTCTGTACACCCATAGCACTTTCCCACAAGGGTATATCTACCAAGGCAGGCCTATTGGTCACTTGCAGGGAGGTGCAGCGCAGGAGTTCTTCTTCCGTTACAGTCATTGGTTTTCCCCCCGAAACAGACTTGCTTTAGAATACATCCATGGTGAGCGTGGAAATGTCGGTCGTGTTACAGTGAATGCCGTCGGAGAGTTTGATCCAGCGGGGATCCTGCAGGCAGTCGAGCGGCGGAATTCGTGGCGGGTTGAATGGAACCTGCCACTGCGCGGTGATATTGATTTCAATGCATTGTATGGCTGGGAACGGATAAATAATGTCGACCTTAGGCCAGGTAGCGATCGGACGAACCAGGTGTTTAAGGTCGACATCAGTTACCGTTACTGACGAGATATTTGTTTCCCGGTACAATTACACAAGTCGGAGTTCACATGGTAAAAAGCATGACCGGATACGGCAAAGCCGAGACTTCCTCCTCCGTTGGCAAGCTTACGGTGGAAATTCGGACTGTAAACCATAGGTATGGCGAAGTGTCGGTGAAATTGCCGCGCACCCTTCTTTCCTGTGAAAACGTGGTAAGAAAGGCAGTTTTTGAGCGGCTCAAGCGGGGGAAGATCGAGGTTTCCATTCAGCAGGAGGCTTCCCCTGGTGCTGGGATAGTTTTGGAGCCGGATATTGAACTGGCGAGGGGCTATGCTGAAGCTTTCCGTAAGCTACAGTCTTCTCTCGGTATAGAGGGGCCGATTCCACTGTCACTGATCGTTTCTCAAAGAGATGTTCTGAATCCTCGTGAAATATCCTCTGCTGCGGAAGATCTGGAGCTTAACCTGCTGGCGGCAGTTCAGCAGGCGGTTGATTCCGTAGACAAGATGCGCATCCGTGAAGGTAATGCACTTGTTCAGGACCTAGAGGAGCGTCGCAAAGGCTTGAACTTATTGATTGCCGGAATAGAGGAAAGAGCTCCGCTGATTGTGGCTGAGCATGCAGCTCGTTTACGTGAGCGCGTCCGGCAGATGCTGGGGGATTTGCAGGTTGACGAAATGCGACTTGCTCAGGAAGTGGCGCTGCTCGCCGATAAAAGTGATGTAACGGAGGAATTGGTCCGGTTTAGGAGTCACCTGCAGCAGTTCGATGAGACGCTTCTGCTCGACGAGCCAGTGGGGCGCAAGCTGGATTTCCTTATGCAGGAGCTCAACCGTGAGGTGAATACCATCGGTTCCAAGGCAAACGACGGAGAGATGGCCGCGGTAGTTGTCCAAATCAAAGCCGAACTCGAAAGAATCCGGGAGCAGGTGCAGAATATCGAGTAGCACACTGAAAAGGCGCTTTCATGAAAAAGGAAGGAATCCTCTTCGTCATTTCGGCTCCATCGGGAGCCGGCAAAACCTCACTTTGCAAGGAAGTCGTTGACATTTTCAAGAACCTGCGGCATTCTGTCAGCTACACAACCCGAAAAGCTAGGCCCGGCGAGCTTCATGGCCGGGATTATTTTTTCATCCCCCCCGAAGAATTCCAGCGTATGGTTTCGGCGGGAGAGTTCGCCGAATGGGCCGAGGTTCATGGTAACTTCTATGGAACGGCCCTCAAGACCCTCCATGAGTACCGCACCAACGGGGTAGACGTCATTCTCGACATCGACTGCCAGGGTGCACGTCAGTTGAAGGAACATTACTCGGGAGGAGTTTTCATCTTCATCCTTCCTCCCAGTTACGGCGAGTTGCGGCGGCGGCTGGACTGTAGAAATTCTGATGCTTGCGATGTTATCGAACGTCGTCTCGAAAATGCGGCAGGAGAAATTCGTGAGTCTCGCTGGTATGATTATATTATAGTTAATGATGTGTTCAGCAAGGCGGTGGAAGAACTCAAGGCGGTGCTGGTGGCGGAGCGGTGTCGCACCTCCCGGGTGATTGAGACGGTTGCTGACATGTTTGAACTTGAGAAAGGAGTGTCCTGATGGCCCGAGTAACTGTTGAAGATTGCCTTGAAAAGGTTGATAATCGCTTTCTTCTTGTAATGCTTGCAGCAAAACGTGTAAAGCAGCTCTACAAGGGTGCTAAGCCGCAAATCGAGAACAAGGGCGGGAACAAGAATGTTGTGATGTCCCTCCGTGAGATCGCTGCTGGGAAGGTTAAGTACGAGCTTTCGTCGCGCAAGAGCCGTTGACGAAAGAGTGGTATTTTTTCGTTCAACCGGATGCGGTTAAACAATTGTCTGGCAGCACTAGAGAAGGCGGCGATATCAATCGCCGCCTTCTTCGTAAGTGGATGAGTAAAACACTCCGTCAACGAGTAAGTTTCACATATGATACGACTGAACGATATCCTCGATAAGCTGACAACCTATAATCCTGCTCCTGATCTGGAGCTCGTTCGAAAGGCGTACGTCTTTTGCGCCAAAGTGCACCAGGGGCAGACCCGTTTGTCGGGAGAACCCTACCTCGTGCACCCGATGGAAGTCGCAGCCATTCTTGCGGACCTGAAGCTCGACGTGGCTACGGTTACGACCGGTCTGCTGCACGACACTGTGGAGGATACCCTCACTACTCTGGAAGAACTGGAGGAAGTCTTCGGAGCTGAGGTAGCTCGGCTGGTGGATGGTGTCACAAAAATCGGTAAAATTCATTTCAAAACCAAGGAAGAGAGCCAGGCAGAGAATTTTCGCAAGATGCTCCTTGCCATGTCCAATGACATCCGCGTTATCCTCGTTAAGCTGGCTGACCGTCTTCACAATATGCGCACTCTTCAGTACCAGCCGGAGCCCAAACAGCGCAGTATCGCCAAGGAAACCCTCGACATCTATGCTCCTATTGCCAATCGGCTCGGAATTTCCTGGGTTAAGAGCGAATTGGAGGATATCTCGTTCCGTTACCTGGACTCGCAAGTCTACTACGATCTTGCCTCCAAAGTGGCAAAGAAGAAAAAGGAGCGTGAGGCCGACGTTGAGGAGGTTCGCGAGATTCTAGCCCAGAAACTGGTGGAGCATAATATAAAAGGAGAGGTATCCGGGCGTAGCAAGCACCTTTATTCAATCTACCGTAAGATGCAGAGCCGCAACGTGGATATTGATCAGATCTATGATTTGATCGCTATACGCGTCCTGGTTGAGGATATCCGCGAATGTTATGAAGTTCTTGGCATAATCCATTCCACTTGGAAGCCGATTCCGGGTCGCTTTAAAGACTACATAGCGATGCCGAAGGGGAACATGTACCAGTCGCTCCATACAACGGTGATCGGTCCCAAGGGGGAGCGGATGGAGGTGCAGATACGCACCCTTGAGATGCACAGGGTGGCGGAAGCCGGGATTGCAGCGCACTGGAAATACAAAGAGGGGAAGGGGTACGACGAGAAGGAAGTAAAGCGATTTGCCTGGCTGCGCCAGCTCCTGGAGTGGCAGCAGGAGCTGCAGGATTCTCGTGAGTTTATGGATACGGTGAAGGTGGAGCTCTTTCCGGAGGAGGTCTACGTCTTTACGCCAAAAGGTGATGTGAAGGCCTTTCCCAAGGGGTCGACTCCAATTGACTTTGCCTACAGTGTCCATACCGATATCGGTCACCGATGCGTGGGTGCCAAGGTTAACGGGAAGCTCGTTCCCCTGAAATATGAACTGAAGACAGGTGACATCATTGAGGTCGTCACGTCCCCTCACCATACTCCGAGCAAGGATTGGCTCAAGCTTGTAAAGAGTTCGCGGGCGAGGAACAAGATTCGCGCCTGGATCAAGACAGAGGAGCGGAAGCGAAGCATATCTCTCGGCAGAGAGATAGTCGAAAAGGATTTTCGCCGTTACTCCCTGAACTTGGGGAAACTGCAGAAAAGCGGCGAGATAAAACGTGTAGCAGCTGAGTTCGGCTTCGTTGCCGAGGATGACCTGATGGCGTCCGTGGGGTACGGAAAGCTTTCGTCCAACCAGTTGATCGGCAAGCTGATTCCTGAAGAACGACTCGCGGAGCACCAGGAGCGCAAGGAGACCCGAGTCGGCAAGGTAATAGAAAAGCTCAGGGGGAAATCGTCCAGCGCTATTCAGATCAACGGCGTGGACGACGTCATGGTCAGGTTCGGCAAGTGTTGTAACCCTCTCCCTGGCGATGATGTTGTGGGTTTCATCACTCGCGGCCGTGGTGTAACCATTCATACCGCTGACTGCCCCCTGGCTATGGAGAGCGATCCCGAGCGGCGGATCGAGGTGACGTGGAACAAGGACAAGAAGACCGCGCTACCCGTCAAGATCCGTGTAGCATGTCATGACGAGAAAGGGATGCTGGCCAATATAACTACCGCCATTACGAATTGCGAGGCAAATATCGTCAGTGCATCCATTCAGAGTACGGTGGACAAACGGGGTCTCAACACATTCGAGGTAGACGTTACCGACTTGGAGCATCTCAACAAGGTTATCAACAGCATCATGAAATTGCGTGGAGTTATTCGAGTCGAGAGGCTTAGAAGCTGACAACGATAGCGCTTACCGTAAGGGAGGAATGAAATGAAAAAGACGATCCATTCGGATAAAGCACCAAGGGCGATAGGCCCTTATTCTCAGGCTGTAATCGGAGGGGGAATGGTGTTTTGTTCGGGGCAGATCCCCCTTGATCCGGAGACGGGGGAGCTTCGAGGGGGTGGGATCAGAGAGCAGACCGAGCAGGTGATGGAGAATATTTCCGCCGTGCTGGGAGTGGCAGGTGTCTCATTCCGAGATATCGTTAAGACGACAATATTTATGACGGACCTGAGCGACTTCGCTATCGTCAACGAAGTGTACGGCAGCCGGTTTGATTCTGAACCGCCGGCACGTTCGACGGTCCAGGTCAGCGCCCTGCCAAGAGGAGCACTCGTCGAAATAGAGGTGATCGCTCTGGCCGGCTGATCGGCAGTGTCGGCAACGAAAAAAAAGCCGCCTGCAAACAACACAGGCGGCTGTCAAACTGCTAATTTTCAGGCCGGGGTCTAGAGTGCCTTCGTCACGCTTCCGGACCTGATGCAGCGGGTGCAAACCTTTACGCTTCTTACAGCCCCGTTGCTGATTGCCTTGACTTTCTGCAGGTTCGGATACCAGATCCTACGGGTCTTGTTGTTGGCATGGCTGACATTGTTACCGAAGCTCGGACCCTTACCGCATATTTCACATACTTTGGACATGTTCGTATACCCTCCGAATAAGCTGAAGCATATTTCTATACCAGAGATACTTTTGGGATGCAAGTCTATTTTAGCACTTCGTGCTCCGTTGTCTCCTGTACTGCTCAAGCAAACCTCTGTTGATACTGTTGAGGAATAAAAATGACCATACTTCGGGGAATCCTTTCGCTCCTGGTGATACTCTTTCTAATCGTTGCCGTCCTCTTCGTAGATTTCGCATACAAGACCTTCTCCCTCCGCCCCCGTGATGTCGCAGCAGACGGGATCGTCGTGCTGGCGGGAGGAAGGGGGCGTGTGGAGGAGGGGTTAAAGCTGTTTCGGGAAGGGAAGGCGCGCTGGCTGTTCCTGATCGGAGTGGACCCATCAGTCCGAAAAGGGGACTTGTTTAAGGAACGCCCAGGAGAGAGCCTTGGGGAGCGTGTCGTCCTGGAAAAGGCTTCCAGAAATACCCTGGAAAACGCCATTTATGCACGGGAGATACTGGTTGACAAGAAGATAAGATCAATCCGGTTAATAACTTCCCGATACCACATGAAGCGCGCAACAGTCATCTTCCGGAACACGCTGCCGAAGGACATAGCCATTTACTCTCACCCCGTGGACAGTAAGAACCTCAGAGGAGAGTGGTGGAGCCACAGTGGCAGCTTCCGGCTACTCTTCGGCGAGTTCTACAAGTACTGCATGTTCAGGTTCTTTTTTCTTTTCGCTTCAGGCGAGTTGCGACCCTCCGTCAACAGTTCTTCGAGTTGATGCCCTATAGTTCCGGCTTATCTTCGATCCTTGGAAATAGCGGCTCCGCCTTGATGATCTTTGTACCTGGGACAAGTCCTCCCCATTGCAATGCGGCGTCGGTCTGCGCACCATCAGTCCCGAGCCATGCCAAGGCCTTTGCAGCGGTTCCGGGCATGAATGCACTGAGGAGAGTGTGCACGATTCGCTGCGATTCGAGGAGGCAGTACAATACCGTTCCAAGCCTTTCCACCTTCGCCGGCTCCTTGGCGAGAGCCCATGGCGCGGTTTCGTCGATATACTTGTTCCCGGCGGAGATGGTCTCCCATATGGCCTGGAGTGCTTTACTGAACGCCAGTTCGGTCAGACATGTCTCGACCTGATCCACCATTGCACTCGTTTTTTTCAGGTGGGCCAGGTCGATGGGTTCAAGCTGTTCCGGCTTCTGAACGATCCCGTCGAAATATTTGTTGATCATGGCAGTTGATCGATTCAAAAGGTTTCCCAGGTCATTGGCCAAGTCGGAGTTGATCCGGTTGACAAGCGCGGCGTGGGAAAAGTCGCCATCAAGCCCGAACGGAACCTCCCGGAGCAGAAAATAGCGCACCGCATCCACGCCGTAGCGGTCGATGAGCATATTTGGCTCTACCACGTTCTGAAGGCTTTTGCTCATCTTCTGCCCCTCCACAGTCCACCAGCCGTGAGCAAAGACCTTTTTCGGGAGCGGCAGTCCGGCGGCCATTAGAAACGTGGGCCAATAAACTGCGTGGAAGCGTAGGATGTCCTTGCCGATGAGGTGGACATCGACGGGCCAGTATTTTCCGAAATCGCCTGACTGGTCGGGGTAACCGAGAGCTGTAATGTAGTTGGCTAGCGCATCGAACCAGACGTAGATGATGTGGCGGTCATTTCCGGGGACCGGGATACCCCAAGTGAAGGATGTGCGGGATACTGACAGGTCTCGAAGGCCTTCCCGTACAAATGCGATAATCTCGTTTCGGCGCGATTTCGGCTGGATGAAGTCAGGGTTTGCTTCGATGTGTGCGAGGAGTTGCTCCTGGTACTTGCTCATCCGGAAGAAATAGGATTCTTCCTTCAGCTTCTCCGTCGGTCTGTTGCAGTCCGGGCATTTGAAATCTATGAGCTGCGTTTCGGTCCAGAAGGTTTCACAGGGGGTGCAATACCAGTCTTCGTACTCACCGAGATAAATGTCTCCCTGCTTCATCACCTTCTCGAACAGGTGTGATACACCCTGCTTGTGCCGCTCCTGGGTAGTGCGAATGAAATCGGTGTACGAGATATCAAGCTTTTCCCAGAGCGCCTGAAAACGCTTTACTACCCGGTCCGCGAGTTCAAGAGGTGTCTCTCCCGCTGTATTGGCGGCTTTTTCCACTTTTTGCCCGTGCTCGTCAGTTCCAGTCAGGAAATGGACATCGTATCCCTGCAGCTTTCGGTATCGGGAGAGCACGTCTGCGGCAAGCGTAGTATAGGCATGGCCTATATGGGGTACATCGTTAACGTAATAGATGGGTGTGGTGATATAAAAAGTGCGGCTCATCGTTTCTCCTTCTTCTCCCGTTCTTTCCCTTCAGGACGGCGATCCCGGCGGGTCTTTCCTCCGGATGGTGCACTTTCCCGCGGCTCGGCTTGCCCCTTCTCGTTCTCCCGACCAGTTTTTTTCTGACGGTCGGAAATCTGTTCGGGTTTTATAGCTTCGCCGTCCAGTACTACCTGTCGATCGTCATCAGTGCGGACGGTTACAGTTCCTTCCAGCACATTCAGCTTTACGACCTCGCCTTCCACTCCTCCGCAGTTGACCCGTTTGCCGCATTTCGGAAGGCATTTGCGCAGGGAGCAGTAGGTTTCAAATTCGTAGCCGAGGCAGCAGAGAAGACGTCCACATTGGCCTGAGATTTTGGTTGGGTTAAGGGCGAGATTCTGCTCCTTTGCCATTTTTACCGAAACCGGTTCGAATTCACGAAGAAAGGAGGCGCAGCAGAGCTCCCGGCCACAGATGCCGATACCGCCGACCATTTTCGCCTCATCGCGCACGCCGATCTGCCTCATCTCTATTCTGGTGTGGAAGGTATGGGCGAGATCTTTCACCAGTTCCCGGAAATCAACACGGCCGTCGGCAGTGAAATAGAAGATAGCCTTGCTTCCGTCGTAGAGGTACTCGACCCTTACCAGCTTCATGTCCATGCCGCGTTCCTTGATCTTCGTCAGGCAAAAGGAGTACGCTTCCTTCTCCCGGGCGGCATTACGGGAGGCGGCATCTATGTCATCGGCGTGGGCTTTCCTGATGATGCTCTTAATTCCTTCAGGGGCATCGGTATCTGCAAATTCTCGTGGTTCTATGACGACGGTGGCAATGCTTTTCCCTCTTTCCGTCTCGACAATGACGCGCTCACCGGTTTTCAGCTGTAGTGCCCCTGCGTTGAAATCATACAGCTTACCCGCTTGCTGGAACTGAACTTTAACTATTCGTACCAAAAATTGCCTCCCAGGGCAGATGCCCCGATTTGTAAGGTTACTGAGGTGGTGTGCATGAAAGGCCGGCGTCGCCGGCAAGTCTCATCAAAAGAATGTCGAGGGCGAGTCGAGTATTCACGTTTCGCTCGATAGCCCGTCGGGCATCATCTACGTGGTGCAGTTTCTCCAGCAGCGAATCACGTGAGTTCCGCCCGGTCTGCTCTTTAACTAAATTCATCAGGTCGGAGTTCACAATCTCCTGGGTGCCTTCGTGAATCAGGAGGGCGTCCCTCAGAAAGACCGTCAGCGTTTCCAGGATTTCTTTGAGTTGGTCTTTGTCAGCAGCAAGCTCTTCCGCGCATCTGAAGAGACTGCCTATGTTCTGGAGCGAGAGGGTTGAGAGCTTGCCGACGACGGAGGCTCTCTGCTGGAGGGTGTCCTCTCGGCTGATGTCGATAGCCTTGCGCATGCTGCCGTCTGCCAGTGAGGAGGCGACTCTTGCAGTATCCGCGGTTACACCTGTTTCGACCAGGTACTTTTCGATTTCTCCTTGCGGCAGAGCAGGGAAATTGAGTTGCTGACAGCGTGAAAGGATTGTCGGCAGGATGCTCCCCGGGTTGCTGGATATGAGTATGAGGAGGGCATCCCCCGGCGGTTCTTCAAGAGTCTTGAGAAGAGCGTTACCGGCCGCGGTGTTGAGGCGGTCAGCTCCATCGATAATACATGCTTTTTTAGGCGCTTCAAAAGAGCGGTATGACAGGACCTTCTGTAATTCTCTTACCTGGTCGATCTTGATGAAGGCGCCATCCGGTTCAAGAAGGTGCAAATCCGGGTGCTGAAGGTTCGTTATCTTTCGGCATGAGGGACATGTTCCGCACCCTTCATCCCTGCCGCAGAACACTGCCTGAATAAAGGCAAGAGCTGTCTGCTTTTTGCCGCATCCTTCAATGCCGGTAAAAAGATATGAATGGGCGATCTTGCCGGAGATAAGAGCTCTCTTCAGCAGCCCTATGGTTCCGGAGAGTCCTCGTAAAGTTGAAAAAGACATTTTGGCTACCAGAACTATAGCTTGAGCCTCTTGAAGACAGCTGCGGCAACTGCGGACTCGATTTCCGCTATGCTTTTCGATCCATCAATGGTTACGAAACGAGCAGGCTGTGACGCTGCCAGTGCCAGGTATCCGTCTCGCACCCG from Geobacter sp. DSM 9736 includes the following:
- a CDS encoding nucleoside-diphosphate sugar epimerase/dehydratase, with product MFNKRRLLVFFVDVGLIAAAYVLAFLLRFDFDLPPDQWKVFLKGLGIVLSIKPLVFLVSGLYRNLWRYASLHDAMEIFKVITVSSVMTVFAVMYVRYFDSFPRSIFILDWFLLFSMVSSSRLVWRIFREMYFLPSQRPHSGKRTLILGAGEAGSMLLKEIRKRRDSEYNIIGFVDDDREKCGMLLHRVPVLGDIDHLRALVRKYKIQELIVAIPSAQGKMLRRIVGCCEKAKVAVKTIPGISDIISGKVAISQIKDVDIEDLLGRDAVVLDEHSISSYLTGKKILVSGAAGSIGSEVCRQVARFEPTKIILVDAAETPLFYIEKELAEKHPQLRIIPIVADIRNDVRIEMIFDQFMPEVVFHAAAYKHVPMMEYNPVEAVSNNILGTRKLADAAHRFGVKNFVMISTDKAVNPTNVMGASKRAAEIYVQALARKSLTKFTTVRFGNVLGSNGSVIPVFKEQISRGGPVTVTDPQIMRYFMTIPEATQLVLQAGCIGNGGEIFVLDMGEPVRIIDLAEELIRLSGFIPYEDIDIVITGLRPGEKLFEELLIEGEGIKPTSHEKIKIAAAVPSNLDTANTALDELAEQADVSDVGGIMECLKALVPEFTPSYKFSGDPPLGMQKLRPDLFVAKTSQSKIISLKK
- the gmk gene encoding guanylate kinase; translation: MKKEGILFVISAPSGAGKTSLCKEVVDIFKNLRHSVSYTTRKARPGELHGRDYFFIPPEEFQRMVSAGEFAEWAEVHGNFYGTALKTLHEYRTNGVDVILDIDCQGARQLKEHYSGGVFIFILPPSYGELRRRLDCRNSDACDVIERRLENAAGEIRESRWYDYIIVNDVFSKAVEELKAVLVAERCRTSRVIETVADMFELEKGVS
- the rpmB gene encoding 50S ribosomal protein L28 — translated: MSKVCEICGKGPSFGNNVSHANNKTRRIWYPNLQKVKAISNGAVRSVKVCTRCIRSGSVTKAL
- the rpoZ gene encoding DNA-directed RNA polymerase subunit omega, with product MARVTVEDCLEKVDNRFLLVMLAAKRVKQLYKGAKPQIENKGGNKNVVMSLREIAAGKVKYELSSRKSR
- a CDS encoding RidA family protein, producing MKKTIHSDKAPRAIGPYSQAVIGGGMVFCSGQIPLDPETGELRGGGIREQTEQVMENISAVLGVAGVSFRDIVKTTIFMTDLSDFAIVNEVYGSRFDSEPPARSTVQVSALPRGALVEIEVIALAG
- a CDS encoding capsule assembly Wzi family protein, with the protein product MICNKRTSLVAVLALAFFFSFAETSWGLASNNIPLDSPMYFYLEKLAGFGLIRDDITGLRPYSRAEAARLVIEAERTMEENGGGRDRVAESILSELRILLAREISLYREPDKAPRFDFNPLSGYRVRNVYLDGASRSYERPVHDPGGDGVFGIGSGLRPDNRYPSLVQQHGTEGTPLLENNEGIRYVDGHNIEIRVAGEAYAGHYVAGLLEPLLVSSRRTDDTRLFLNKAYLKLGGGGLEIEVGRDANWFGLGYRGAITLTNNARNFDHVKLSSPEPISLRYIGDIKYAFILSRFDQSSAGGVERRPYFLGAKLSVKPTENLELGLNLGRQAGGPGVNNGLGETVRGLVGGTNSDNTNSIAGLEARYRIPLLRNTEVYGEFSGEDSAFFWPIVESYVAGFFIPVLSDSGKDDFRFEYFWGDQILYTHSTFPQGYIYQGRPIGHLQGGAAQEFFFRYSHWFSPRNRLALEYIHGERGNVGRVTVNAVGEFDPAGILQAVERRNSWRVEWNLPLRGDIDFNALYGWERINNVDLRPGSDRTNQVFKVDISYRY
- a CDS encoding bifunctional (p)ppGpp synthetase/guanosine-3',5'-bis(diphosphate) 3'-pyrophosphohydrolase encodes the protein MIRLNDILDKLTTYNPAPDLELVRKAYVFCAKVHQGQTRLSGEPYLVHPMEVAAILADLKLDVATVTTGLLHDTVEDTLTTLEELEEVFGAEVARLVDGVTKIGKIHFKTKEESQAENFRKMLLAMSNDIRVILVKLADRLHNMRTLQYQPEPKQRSIAKETLDIYAPIANRLGISWVKSELEDISFRYLDSQVYYDLASKVAKKKKEREADVEEVREILAQKLVEHNIKGEVSGRSKHLYSIYRKMQSRNVDIDQIYDLIAIRVLVEDIRECYEVLGIIHSTWKPIPGRFKDYIAMPKGNMYQSLHTTVIGPKGERMEVQIRTLEMHRVAEAGIAAHWKYKEGKGYDEKEVKRFAWLRQLLEWQQELQDSREFMDTVKVELFPEEVYVFTPKGDVKAFPKGSTPIDFAYSVHTDIGHRCVGAKVNGKLVPLKYELKTGDIIEVVTSPHHTPSKDWLKLVKSSRARNKIRAWIKTEERKRSISLGREIVEKDFRRYSLNLGKLQKSGEIKRVAAEFGFVAEDDLMASVGYGKLSSNQLIGKLIPEERLAEHQERKETRVGKVIEKLRGKSSSAIQINGVDDVMVRFGKCCNPLPGDDVVGFITRGRGVTIHTADCPLAMESDPERRIEVTWNKDKKTALPVKIRVACHDEKGMLANITTAITNCEANIVSASIQSTVDKRGLNTFEVDVTDLEHLNKVINSIMKLRGVIRVERLRS
- a CDS encoding YicC/YloC family endoribonuclease; amino-acid sequence: MVKSMTGYGKAETSSSVGKLTVEIRTVNHRYGEVSVKLPRTLLSCENVVRKAVFERLKRGKIEVSIQQEASPGAGIVLEPDIELARGYAEAFRKLQSSLGIEGPIPLSLIVSQRDVLNPREISSAAEDLELNLLAAVQQAVDSVDKMRIREGNALVQDLEERRKGLNLLIAGIEERAPLIVAEHAARLRERVRQMLGDLQVDEMRLAQEVALLADKSDVTEELVRFRSHLQQFDETLLLDEPVGRKLDFLMQELNREVNTIGSKANDGEMAAVVVQIKAELERIREQVQNIE
- a CDS encoding YdcF family protein, with amino-acid sequence MTILRGILSLLVILFLIVAVLFVDFAYKTFSLRPRDVAADGIVVLAGGRGRVEEGLKLFREGKARWLFLIGVDPSVRKGDLFKERPGESLGERVVLEKASRNTLENAIYAREILVDKKIRSIRLITSRYHMKRATVIFRNTLPKDIAIYSHPVDSKNLRGEWWSHSGSFRLLFGEFYKYCMFRFFFLFASGELRPSVNSSSS